In Gemmata obscuriglobus, a single genomic region encodes these proteins:
- a CDS encoding RNA polymerase sigma factor: MSRLLTVLRGCGAVPAPDQNLIDRFLRERDEAAFTELVRRYGPVVWGACRRALANTQDAEDAFQATFLVLLRRAAKLDRDTPLGPWLYRVAALTARNVVRANRRRAAVNGPMEHEPLAPADPNAERLDLDAALLALSERERAAVVLCHLQGFTRREAAEHLGCPEGTLSARLNRALSRLRARLGTGWSAALAGAAVALPAGFARATVRSATVYSTSALAAPGLSPAVAQLTDGVLRMFWMKKVMTAAAVLVLVAGAGVLTFGTAGRTANAARATEPLAALSVPPAPAESDPIKKIEKQLADLQKQKELIDQMHADLSSEKTKLENAKRDKDAAKLGQDIAVEIGDQCGTHPFVVRETVNGQVAEMLCSSLDALTKYLTRAHADPKGPKAVRISAYKLHPAEELREVFGACAAAGYTRAAFTPLDQVPTQTRIWLNLFNSRPLSREPERSAGEIDLRQYAAPKTKP; the protein is encoded by the coding sequence ATGAGCCGGCTTCTGACAGTCCTTCGCGGGTGCGGTGCGGTGCCCGCTCCCGACCAGAACCTGATCGACCGTTTCCTGCGCGAGCGGGACGAGGCCGCGTTCACCGAACTGGTCCGCCGCTACGGGCCGGTGGTGTGGGGCGCGTGCCGCCGCGCGCTCGCCAACACGCAGGACGCCGAAGACGCGTTCCAGGCGACGTTCTTGGTGCTGCTCCGCCGTGCGGCCAAGCTCGATCGTGACACGCCGCTCGGCCCCTGGCTGTACCGGGTCGCGGCGCTGACCGCGCGCAACGTGGTCCGCGCCAACCGCCGCCGCGCCGCAGTGAACGGTCCGATGGAGCACGAACCGCTCGCGCCAGCCGACCCGAACGCGGAACGGCTCGATCTGGACGCGGCCCTGCTCGCCCTGTCGGAACGCGAACGAGCGGCGGTGGTGCTGTGCCACCTCCAGGGGTTCACCCGGCGCGAGGCCGCGGAGCACCTGGGGTGCCCGGAGGGAACTCTCTCGGCCCGGCTTAACCGGGCGCTGTCGCGCCTGCGGGCGCGGCTCGGGACGGGTTGGTCGGCCGCGCTGGCCGGCGCGGCGGTCGCGCTGCCGGCCGGGTTCGCTCGCGCCACGGTTCGGTCCGCGACCGTGTACTCAACATCCGCGCTGGCCGCGCCGGGTTTGTCCCCGGCCGTAGCCCAGCTCACCGACGGAGTGCTTCGCATGTTCTGGATGAAGAAGGTGATGACCGCCGCGGCAGTTCTGGTGCTGGTGGCCGGGGCCGGGGTGCTCACGTTCGGCACAGCGGGGCGTACGGCAAACGCCGCGCGCGCGACCGAACCGCTGGCCGCGCTCAGCGTACCGCCAGCGCCGGCCGAGAGCGATCCGATCAAGAAGATCGAAAAGCAGTTGGCGGATCTCCAGAAGCAGAAGGAACTGATCGACCAGATGCATGCCGACCTGTCGAGCGAGAAGACGAAACTGGAAAACGCGAAGAGAGACAAGGACGCCGCCAAGTTGGGTCAAGACATCGCCGTCGAGATCGGCGACCAGTGCGGGACGCACCCGTTCGTGGTGCGTGAGACGGTGAACGGACAGGTAGCCGAAATGCTCTGCTCCAGTCTTGACGCCCTTACGAAGTATCTGACCCGAGCACACGCTGACCCAAAGGGACCCAAAGCGGTCCGCATTTCTGCGTACAAGTTGCATCCAGCCGAAGAGCTGCGGGAGGTTTTCGGAGCATGTGCCGCGGCCGGGTACACGAGAGCGGCGTTTACCCCGCTCGATCAGGTGCCGACGCAAACCAGAATATGGTTAAACCTATTCAACAGTCGACCCCTCTCCCGCGAGCCTGAGCGGTCAGCCGGCGAGATCGACCTGCGCCAGTACGCCGCGCCGAAGACGAAACCGTGA